A window of Castanea sativa cultivar Marrone di Chiusa Pesio chromosome 1, ASM4071231v1 contains these coding sequences:
- the LOC142606304 gene encoding uncharacterized protein LOC142606304, producing MALKAMLFLFTTFLVFTAIVSSKDEELKEVTYVKEPEPAHPPAKVPVYAPPPPVKTPPSQSPPPKAPAYAPPPPPVNTPPSQSPPPKAPAPVPPVEPPTSPPLPPVKSKQDCIPRCDQRCQLHNRKRVCMRACMTCCDRCKCVPPGTFGNREKCGKCYTEMTTHGNKYKCP from the exons ATGGCTCTGAAAGCTATGCTCTTTTTGTTCACCACTTTTCTTGTATTTACTGCAATA gtttcATCTAAAGATGAGGAACTCAAGGAG GTCACTTATGTCAAAGAGCCAGAACCAGCACATCCTCCTGCTAAGGTCCCAGTTTATGCACCACCTCCACCTGTGAAGACGCCACCATCTCAATCTCCTCCACCAAAGGCACCAGCTTatgcaccaccaccaccacctgtGAACACACCACCATCTCAATCTCCTCCACCAAAGGCACCTGCCCCTGTGCCCCCAGTTGAGCCACCCACTTCTCCACCACTGCCCCCAGTGAAGTCTAAACAAG ATTGTATCCCCAGATGTGATCAGAGATGCCAATTACATAACAGGAAGAGAGTGTGCATGAGAGCCTGCATGACATGTTGTGACCGCTGCAAGTGTGTTCCACCAGGAACATTCGGTAACAGGGAAAAATGTGGCAAGTGCTACACCGAAATGACCACTCACGGCAACAAATACAAGTGTCCTTGA
- the LOC142633086 gene encoding uncharacterized protein LOC142633086 — translation MDPIPPLGKVFSLLLQDEKQRKARKKHTIESSALAVRANGSSKTFNKAKSGRPQCTHCGVLGHVADKCYKLHGYSLGYKFKNKGSYVTPFANNVVATDASLDESVNLTRSEYQQFLGLLNSHSHFGLAALEDMIGLGKKQGGLYTLQSQSTASLPTSVSVVLPKLSRFSSFCFNSCTSAVDKTSLWHSRLGHPSPQRLVLLQSLVPKVITCNINKTFDCSVCPLAKQKRLPFPTSTSSSPLCFDQIHADIWGPYSTPSLNGSETDNGPEFALNSFYASKGIIHQLSCLETPQQNSVVETKHQHLLDVARALRFEANLPLKFWGDCVLTATYLINRIPSPLLHDLTPFQMLLDKPPSYDHLRSFDYLCYASTLARDRSKFDPRAKACIFLGYPFGTKGYKLYDLASRTCFVSRDVVFKESYLSSLPISTKFTPAFTTDIATPPDEFPDLVPLSSDLEQSHSAPDLPMIPNSISPPSPQPLRKSSRPHKTPSYLLDYHCNLASSHVLASASITQSYDSSVSTNSAILDPRWQEAMQAEFDAFKANNT, via the exons ATGGATCCTATACCTCCTTTGGGCAAGGTATTCTCTCTCTTGCTTCAAGATGAGAAGCAAAGAAAGGCTAGAAAGAAGCATACCATTGAGTCTTCTGCTCTAGCAGTTAGGGCTAATGGTTCTAGCAAGACATTCAACAAAGCTAAGTCTGGCAGACCACAATGTACCCATTGTGGTGTTTTGGGCCATGTTGCTGATAAGTGCTATAAGCTTCATGGGTACTCTCTTGGTTATAAGTTCAAGAACAAGGGTTCATATGTTACTCCTTTTGCTAATAATGTTGTAGCAACTGATGCTTCTCTTGATGAAAGTGTGAACTTGACCCGTTCAGAGTatcaacaatttcttggctTGTTGAATTCCCACAGTCACTTTG gacttgcagcttTGGAAGATATGATTGGGTTGGGTAAGAAGCAAGGTGGACTCTACACATTGCAAAGCCAATCTACTGCTTCATTGCCTACATCTGTTTCTGTTGTCCTTCCCAAACTGTCTAGGTTTTCTTCTTTCTGTTTCAATTCTTGTACATCTGCTGTTGACAAGACTAGTCTATGGCATTCTAGGTTAGGTCACCCTTCCCCACAAAGATTAGTCTTGTTGCAATCTCTTGTACCAAAAGTCATTACTTgtaatattaataaaacttttGATTGTTCTGTTTGTCCTTTAGCCAAGCAGAAAAGGTTGCCTTTTCCTAcatctacttcttcttctcctttatgTTTTGATCAGATTCATGCTGACATTTGGGGGCCTTATTCTACACCTTCATTAAATGGATCTGA AACTGATAATGGACCTGAATTTGCTCTAAACTCTTTTTATGCTTCCAAAGGAATTATACATCAGCTTAGTTGTCTGGAAACACCACAACAAAACTCAGTAGTTGAAACGAAGCATCAGCATCTCCTTGATGTTGCTAGAGCTTTGAGATTTGAAGCTAACCTTCCTTTGAAGTTTTGGGGTGATTGTGTTCTCACTGCAACTTACCTAATTAATAGAATTCCTAGTCCTCTTTTGCATGATCTCACTCCTTTTCAAATGTTATTAGATAAGCCTCCTTCCTATGATCATCTTAGGTCCTTTGACTATCTTTGTTATGCTTCTACCTTGGCTAGAGATAGGTCCAAATTTGATCCTAGAGCCAAGGCTTGTATTTTCCTTGGTTATCCATTTGGTACTAAAGGCTACAAGCTTTATGATTTGGCTTCTAGGACATGTTTTGTCTCCAGGGATGTTGTCTTCAAAGAGTCTT atctttcttctcttcctatttctacaaaattcactCCTGCCTTTACCACAGACATTGCCACTCCTCCAGATGAATTCCCAGACCTGGTGCCTCTTTCTTCTGACTTAGAGCAGTCTCATTCTGCTCCTGATTTACCAATGATTCCCAATTCTATCTCTCCACCATCACCTCAGCCTCTCAGAAAATCCTCTAGACCTCACAAAACACCCTCTTATCTTCTTGACTATCATTGTAATTTGGCTTCTTCACATGTGTTGGCTTCAGCTTCCATTACTCAGTCTTATGATTCCAGTGTTTCCACCAATTCAG CCATCTTAGATCCTAGATGGCAAGAGGCAATGCAAGCTGAGTTTGATGCTTTTAAGGCTAATAATACTTGA
- the LOC142631816 gene encoding uncharacterized protein LOC142631816: protein MGGSDGILGNRDIDRSRATIASTSTSTRRRKWLKRRETWLVVLGVILHAVYMLSIFDIYFKTPIVHGMDPVTPRFNAPAKRLVLLVADGLRADKFFEPDSEGNYRAPFLRSIIKGKGRWGVSHARPPTESRPGHVALIAGFYEDPSAVTKGWKANPVEFDSVFNQSRHTFAFGSPDIVPIFCSAVPHSTWNTYPHEYEDFATDASFLDEWSFDQFQSLLNRSNEDSKLKELLLQDNLVIFLHLLGCDSNGHAHRPFSSIYLNNVKVVDSIAERVYHMVEDHFKDNRTAYIFTADHGMSDKGSHGDGHPSNTDTPLVAWGAGVKNPKPISGTNHSHCNFRFVDEHMHDAPTPVEWGLNEIERVDVNQADIAPLMSTLVGLPCPVNSVGSLPLDYINMIEMEEIEAVVSNTKQVLNQFLRKSYIKQLNSLYFKPFKQLANYSAVLDQIEHLISFRNYEAAMKLSENLRSLALEGLHYFQTYDWLMLMTIITLGYIGWMIYLFLHVLQSYTSLPGNISRKEQAARQRSYTGKINLCGCLFMGALSILLFLEHSPPLYHAYTTMTVFLWTRIINEYWSIRALWIYLRGRKFKYIIKLVATSAVALFILELLVNSFTDRKLYTWCFLIMGAIASLYLLKSIPWRSGIPIFVCIACWFLSIFTLMPAQIPDNNQLVIASGAMIILIGLVARWLDLHAEGNKFWLSISNHGVKRPKFPMLFHLQALLVGLSSVMVSLSTSHRTEKQELLAVHQLINWSIAGFSMVLPLFSANGLLSRLTSIFLGFAPPFLLLSIGYEAVFYGAFALVLMAWILFENTVLYLSKVKKPSSSTKIVEDHLTLDHDTRCLQLSDVRIPLIFMVLFNVAFFGTGNFASIASFEISSVYRFITVFSPFLMAALLVFKLFIPFLLVICAFSSITKLHQIPRLGCYFLVISFSDVMTIHFFFLVQNTGSWMEIGNSISHFGIVSAQVIFVLLLFALTNVYTKDIQCNSALESSQKAM, encoded by the exons ATGGGAGGTAGCGATGGGATCTTAGGCAACAGGGACATAGATAGAAGCAGAGCAACTATAGCCAGCACCAGCACCAgcacaagaagaagaaaatggcTGAAGAGGCGAGAGACATGGCTTGTGGTTCTGGGTGTCATTCTTCACGCTGTTTACATGCTGAGTATCTTCGATATCTACTTCAAGACCCCCATTGTTCATGGCATGGACCCTGTCACTCCTCGCTTCAATGCCCCAGCCAAGCGCCTCGTGCTTCTCGTTG ctGATGGTTTGCGTGCCGACAAGTTCTTTGAGCCTGATTCTGAAGGAAATTACAGAGCTCCATTTTTAAGAAGCATTATTAAAGGGAAAGGTCGGTGGGGAGTATCTCATGCACGCCCTCCAACAGAGTCAAGACCTGGACATGTTGCTCTAATCGCTGGTTTCTATGAGGATCCAAGTGCAGTTACAAAAG GATGGAAAGCTAATCCAGTCGAATTTGATTCAGTATTTAATCAAAGCCGCCATACATTTGCTTTTGGGAGTCCTGACATTGTTCCAATATTCTGCAGTGCTGTGCCACACAGCACATGGAACACCTATCCTCATGAGTATGAAGACTTTGCAACTG ATGCATCCTTTTTGGATGAGTGGTCTTTTGATCAATTTCAGAGCCTTTTAAATAGGTCCAATGAAGACTCAAAGTTGAAGGAGTTACTTCTACAGGATAATCTTGTAATATTTCTGCACCTACTTGGTTGTGATTCAAATGGTCATGCACATAGGCCCTTTTCCTCCATCTATCTCAATAATGTAAAGGTTGTTGACTCTATAGCTGAAAGGGTTTATCATATGGTTGAAGATCATTTTAAGGACAACCGTACAGCATATATATTTACAGCTGATCATGGAATGAGTGACAAAG GAAGCCATGGAGATGGGCATCCTTCAAACACTGATACTCCCCTTGTTGCTTGGGGAGCTGGTGTTAAAAATCCCAAGCCAATATCAGGCACCAACCATTCTCATTGCAATTTTCGTTTTGTTGATGAACATATGCATGACGCACCGACACCCGTAGAATGGGGCCTTAATGAAATTGAAAGGGTGGATGTCAATCAAGCTGATATTGCTCCACTCATG TCCACTCTTGTTGGTTTGCCATGCCCTGTTAACTCAGTTGGAAGTCTACCCCTTGATTACATAAACATGATTGAG ATGGAAGAAATTGAAGCTGTGGTATCAAATACAAAGCAAGTTCTCAACCAGTTTCTTCGCAAGTCGT ATATAAAGCAGTTAAATTCACTTTATTTCAAGCCTTTCAAGCAACTGGCCAATTATTCTGCTGTACTGGATCAAATTGAGCATCTAATATCATTTAGAAACTATGAAGCTGCTATGAAGCTATCTGAAAATCTCAGAAGCTTGGCGCTTGAAGGACTTCATTATTTTCAAACTTATGACTGGCTGATGCTTATGACCATAATCACTCTTGGGTATATTGGTTGGATGATATATCTTTTTCTCCATGTGCTGCAATCTTATACTTCACTGCCAGGAAATATATCAAGAAAGGAGCAAGCAGCTCGTCAGAGAAGTTATACTGGAAAG ATAAACCTATGTGGATGTCTTTTCATGGGAGCACTTTCTATTCTACTTTTTCTGGAGCACTCTCCTCCCCTTTACCATGCATATACTACAATGACGGTATTCTTGTGGACCAGAATAATTAATGAATATTGGTCCATAAGAGCATTATGGATATACTTACGTGGAAGAAAATTCAAGTATATCATTAAACTTGTAGCCACCAGTGCTGTGGCACTTTTCATTCTAGAACTTCTG GTGAATAGCTTCACTGACAGGAAGCTCTACACTTGGTGCTTCCTGATCATGGGGGCCATAGCTTCTCTATATCTTCTTAAGTCAATTCCATGGAGATCTGGAATACCAATCTTTGTCTGCATTGCATGTTGGTTTTTGTCCATATTTACTTTGATGCCAGCACAAATTCCTGATAATAATCAATTGGT AATTGCAAGTGGAGCTATGATTATCTTGATAGGATTAGTTGCAAGGTGGCTCGATCTGCATGCTGAAGGTAATAAGTTCTGGCTGAGCATCTCTAATCATGGAGTGAAGAGACCCAAGTTTCCCATGCTCTTTCATTTACAG GCACTTTTGGTTGGGTTATCTTCAGTTATGGTGTCTTTATCAACGTCTCACAGAACAGAAAAGCAAGAACTGCTTGCAGTACACCAGTTGATAAATTGGTCTATAGCTG gTTTTTCGATGGTTCTCCCATTATTTTCAGCAAATGGCCTCTTGTCTCGGCTTACTTCTATATTTCTAGGTTTTGCACCTCCGTTCCTTCTTCTATCTATTGG ATATGAAGCTGTCTTCTATGGTGCTTTTGCTCTTGTACTAATGGCATGGATACTATTTGAAAACACAGTTCTTTACCTAAGTAAGGTTAAAAAACCATCGTCTTCAACAAAAATTGTGGAGGATCATCTCACTCTTGATCATGATACTAGATGCTTGCAGCTATCTGATGTGAGGATTCCTTTAATCTTT ATGGTTTTATTCAATGTTGCCTTCTTTGGAACgggaaattttgcaagcattgcTAGTTTTGAGATTTCATCTGTCTATCGGTTCATTACTGTGTTCAGC CCATTTCTGATGGCAGCCCTACTTGTATTCAAGCTATTTATACCATTCTTGCTTGTCAT ATGTGCTTTCAGTTCCATAACCAAACTACACCAAATTCCACGTTTGGGATGCTATTTTCTCGTTATATCATTTTCAGACGTAATGACCATTCACTTCTTTTTCCTG GTCCAGAACACGGGAAGTTGGATGGAAATTGGTAATAGCATCAGTCACTTTGGAATAGTGAGTGCCCAAGTTATATTTGTTCTGTTGCTGTTTGCCCTCACAAATGTATACACAAAAGATATCCAGTGCAATTCAGCACTCGAATCTTCTCAGAAAGCAATGTAA
- the LOC142606468 gene encoding senescence-associated carboxylesterase 101-like yields the protein MTQTQYFSSGLELANFVVILDILQQAWTAISELYKETSQKDEPSAPVEFKIYEPLNCTIIAFFTWPANSKDCVQGNEGGDFVTSSALKGYFPHFNFLCPKSNQKFSINKPALELFTSIFDVLPKSVMANSKPLIITGNSLGGSVASLFTLSLLEKINFKNTKRPLCITFGSPLIGDEGLQEAISKYAAWNSCFLHVVSDQDPVPRVLISQTGVYKPFGTFLLCSKLGCSCFEDPQTILELLKATYSGSPGNQDPNPVFDVYGTFVEDINRKVICKDTTMLPERTTQPLRACIITQLAAIGLVPQQQQQRQNVDVNIIITETEKREKLTAKREAFDPTKGLNDFKVYMAYLEQYKKLCKDDGIGYYDRYKIESRNGMTTADMDVVRYKKSLTCFWEDMVDQAEKRPQTVGAFLRTRSIFGGTNYRRMIEPLHIADYYNIEGSRDYISNGRSEHYKKLEQWLKETEKPSSSSGPNDLKKQNVKSSLTEDSCFWAHVEEALILCDSLNGRESGVMNKESSKKKRKSIAMDEESSKKKLVGFENYVYGLMKNYAVSPEIFLPKSSFMKWWGEYKEIMGNSYSSPLTNIIKNVEEYTKGTLVIPEM from the exons ATGACCCAAACTCAGTA TTTTAGCAGTGGGTTAGAGTTGGCAAATTTCGTGGTGATCCTTGATATCCTACAACAAGCATGGACTGCAATTAGTGAACTATATAAAGAAACCAGCCAAAAAGATGAACCATCTGCCCCAGTggaattcaaaatttatgagCCACTAAACTGTACAATCATAGCTTTTTTCACTTGGCCTGCCAATAGCAAAGACTGTGTTCAGGGAAATGAAGGAGGAGATTTTGTTACATCATCAGCTCTCAAGGGGTATTTTCCTCACTTCAATTTCCTGTGCCCCAAAAGCAACCAAAAGTTCTCCATTAACAAACCTGCCTTGGAGCTTTTTACCTCCATTTTTGATGTGCTCCCGAAATCTGTG ATGGCCAATTCCAAACCATTAATTATCACTGGAAACTCTTTGGGAGGATCTGTTGCGTCTCTCTTCACCTTATCACTGCtagaaaaaatcaattttaaaaacaccAAACGCCCACTTTGCATCACTTTTGGTTCACCCCTTATTGGTGACGAAGGCCTACAAGAAGCCATATCAAAATATGCAGCATGGAACTCTTGCTTTTTGCATGTAGTTTCTGACCAGGATCCAGTTCCCAGAGTCTTAATTTCGCAAACTGGTGTTTACAAGCCTTTTGGAACGTTTCTCTTGTGTTCAAAGCTGGGTTGTTCTTGTTTTGAGGATCCTCAAACCATTTTGGAGTTGTTGAAGGCAACCTATTCAGGAAGTCCTGGAAATCAAGATCCTAATCCAGTTTTTGACGTCTATGGAACATTTGTGGAGGATATCAACCGAAAGGTAATTTGTAAGGATACTACAATGTTGCCTGAAAGGACTACACAACCATTACGGGCATGCATTATTACACAACTAGCAGCAATTGGACTAGTGCCACAACAG CAACAACAACGACAGAATGTTGACGTCAACATTATCATTACAGAGACAGAAAAACGGGAAAAATTGACGGCAAAAAGGGAGGCTTTTGATCCCACCAAGGGGTTGAATGACTTTAAAGTGTATATGGCCTACCTAGAACAGTATAAGAAGTTGTGTAAAGATGACGGAATTGGATACTATGACAGATATAAGATTGAAAGCCGTAATGGAATGACTACAGCTGATATGGATGTGGTAAGGTATAAAAAATCCCTCACATGTTTTTGGGAAGATATGGTTGATCAAGCGGAGAAAAGACCCCAGACAGTAGGCGCCTTCCTTCGTACCCGCTCGATCTTTGGGGGAACAAATTACCGAAGGATGATTGAACCACTGCATATAGCTGATTACTACAACATTGAGGGCTCAAGAGACTACATAAGTAATGGAAGGTCTGaacattacaaaaaattggAGCAATGGCTGAAAGAAACTGAGAAACCTTCAAGTTCAAGTGGTCCTAATGATTTGAAGAAGCAGAATGTGAAGTCAAGTCTGACGGAGGATTCTTGCTTTTGGGCACATGTTGAAGAGGCTCTCATTTTATGCGACTCGCTGAATGGCAGAGAATCAGGTGTAATGAACAAAGAATCATCAAAGAAGAAACGAAAATCAATTGCTATGGACGAAGAATCATCAAAGAAAAAACTGGTTGGGTTTGAAAACTATGTATACggtttgatgaaaaattatgcAGTATCGCCTGAGATTTTCTTACCTAAGAGCAGCTTCATGAAATGGTGGGGAGAGTATAAAGAAATTATGGGAAATTCTTATAGTTCACCTCTCACTAACATAATTAAGAATGTCGAGGAGTATACTAAGGGCACCCTAGTGATTCCTGAgatgtaa